A part of Paenarthrobacter sp. A20 genomic DNA contains:
- a CDS encoding copper resistance CopC family protein: MRTIRPLLAAVVAALAFASALLFSAAPASAHDVAESTTPANGASVTVVPASVSITFNNRPLAIGSGVTVTAGGENWADGPVEIIDNQAVQKLREGAPAGEYTVVWRVVSSDSHPIEGTFTFTAAGGATSASGSAVASPSASAPSASVPTAGTGAPGTGTSEPAADASQPFPWSIVGLAVVAIGLVIFLAVTARRKLAASNDADGENPAE, translated from the coding sequence ATGCGTACCATCCGCCCGCTTCTGGCCGCCGTCGTTGCTGCCCTCGCCTTCGCGTCGGCCTTGCTGTTTTCCGCGGCTCCGGCGTCCGCCCATGACGTCGCCGAATCCACCACGCCGGCCAACGGTGCCAGCGTGACTGTCGTCCCGGCGTCGGTCTCCATCACGTTCAACAACCGGCCGCTGGCCATCGGTTCGGGCGTAACAGTCACGGCGGGCGGCGAAAACTGGGCAGACGGTCCCGTGGAAATCATTGACAACCAAGCTGTCCAGAAGCTGCGCGAAGGCGCACCCGCGGGCGAGTACACGGTGGTCTGGCGGGTCGTCAGCAGCGATTCGCACCCCATCGAGGGCACCTTTACGTTCACGGCAGCCGGAGGCGCGACGTCGGCAAGCGGTTCGGCGGTTGCCTCACCGTCTGCTTCGGCTCCTTCAGCCTCGGTACCGACGGCCGGTACCGGTGCGCCGGGAACGGGCACCAGCGAACCGGCCGCGGATGCCTCCCAGCCGTTCCCGTGGAGCATCGTGGGACTGGCCGTTGTTGCTATCGGACTCGTTATCTTTCTGGCTGTTACGGCACGTAGGAAACTCGCTGCTTCCAACGACGCGGATGGCGAGAATCCCGCGGAATAA
- a CDS encoding FadR/GntR family transcriptional regulator: MSANSAAAAHMTAALAPMEQGSVVSEVAERLLAYFTSGDIAPGTRLPAERQLAASLGVGRSAVREALAALEILGIVIVRPGSGTYLRDGVSELLPRTLSWGLMLGEPRTRELVELRSGLEVQAVELAALRVTDEALERMRADLDVMERNLDDLAAFVEADAAFHREIAAASGNMVLEELLQSIRSLLRIWVDRALTDEGHAEAALREHTAIYEALVARDASAVSQNMRSHMATASRRLLAGFDAAQ, encoded by the coding sequence GTGTCAGCGAACTCAGCAGCAGCGGCCCACATGACGGCCGCGCTTGCCCCCATGGAGCAGGGCTCCGTTGTGTCCGAAGTAGCGGAGCGCCTCCTTGCCTACTTCACGAGTGGAGACATCGCCCCCGGCACCCGGCTTCCGGCAGAGCGGCAGTTGGCGGCTTCACTTGGTGTTGGACGTTCGGCCGTCCGCGAGGCCCTCGCTGCCCTGGAGATCCTCGGGATCGTGATCGTCCGTCCCGGCTCGGGAACGTACCTGCGCGACGGTGTCTCCGAACTTTTGCCGCGGACGCTCAGCTGGGGGTTGATGCTGGGGGAGCCGCGGACCCGCGAGCTGGTGGAATTGCGCAGCGGACTGGAAGTTCAGGCTGTTGAGTTGGCGGCCCTGAGGGTCACGGATGAAGCCTTGGAACGGATGCGGGCCGACCTTGACGTCATGGAGAGGAACCTCGACGACCTCGCAGCCTTCGTGGAAGCCGATGCGGCCTTCCACCGCGAGATCGCCGCGGCCTCCGGCAACATGGTCCTGGAAGAACTCCTCCAAAGCATCCGCTCGCTGCTGCGGATCTGGGTGGACCGGGCACTGACCGATGAAGGCCACGCCGAGGCTGCCCTGCGCGAACACACTGCCATCTACGAGGCACTTGTTGCCCGGGACGCGTCCGCCGTTTCACAGAACATGCGCTCGCACATGGCTACGGCATCGCGGCGCCTGTTGGCGGGCTTCGACGCAGCCCAATAA
- a CDS encoding MFS transporter has translation MDTTQSVVEKSAIKKVAVRLVPFVALMFFINYLDRTAISFAGPNGMNNDLALSAAQFGFASGVFFIGYILLEIPSNLALHKFGARRWLARIMVSWGIVSLLFTWVGNVEQLYILRFILGVAEAGFFPGAILFLSLWVPSKHRSKILALFYLAQPLTTVIGAPLAGALIQQHGMFFGLEGWRFMFFGVAIPAIIVGIIAWFYLADNPSKAKWLTAEEKTWLTGALEKEKKETAASNKHVSVRTVFGNGRVWMLSLIYFGFIYGLYALGFFLPTIIAGFEGLYGTKFDVFQKGLITAIPYLPAAFALYFWSKDATKRGVKTWHIALPALIGGVSIPLALFAGSPAATIAVITVTAMSIFAALPNFWTVPTQFLTGAAAAAGIALINTVGNLAGFSAGYITGWLKDLTGGYTVPMFVVGGFMLLSSILMVTLSKQGKASAGTPAEALDPQGAGQHAEP, from the coding sequence GTGGACACCACACAATCGGTGGTCGAAAAATCCGCAATTAAGAAGGTGGCAGTCCGGCTTGTGCCGTTCGTCGCCCTGATGTTCTTCATCAACTATCTGGACCGCACCGCCATTTCTTTCGCCGGCCCCAACGGCATGAATAACGACCTCGCCCTCTCAGCGGCACAGTTCGGCTTCGCCTCCGGAGTCTTCTTTATCGGGTACATCCTGCTCGAAATCCCCAGCAACCTGGCCCTCCACAAGTTCGGCGCCCGCCGCTGGCTGGCCCGCATCATGGTCAGCTGGGGCATCGTGTCCTTGCTCTTCACCTGGGTGGGCAACGTTGAGCAGCTCTACATTCTCCGATTCATCCTGGGTGTGGCAGAAGCCGGCTTCTTCCCCGGCGCCATCCTCTTCCTGAGCCTCTGGGTGCCGTCCAAGCACCGCAGCAAGATCCTGGCCCTCTTCTACTTGGCGCAGCCGCTCACCACGGTGATCGGTGCTCCCCTCGCAGGCGCTTTGATCCAGCAGCACGGAATGTTCTTTGGCCTCGAGGGCTGGCGTTTCATGTTCTTCGGAGTCGCCATCCCCGCGATCATCGTCGGCATCATCGCCTGGTTCTACCTGGCAGACAACCCCTCCAAGGCCAAGTGGCTTACCGCAGAAGAGAAGACCTGGCTGACCGGCGCCCTCGAAAAGGAAAAGAAGGAAACCGCCGCCAGCAACAAGCACGTCAGCGTTCGCACGGTGTTCGGCAACGGCCGCGTCTGGATGCTCTCCCTGATCTACTTCGGCTTCATCTACGGCTTGTACGCGCTGGGCTTCTTCCTGCCGACCATCATCGCCGGCTTCGAAGGCCTCTACGGCACCAAGTTCGATGTGTTCCAGAAGGGACTCATCACGGCCATTCCGTATCTGCCGGCAGCCTTTGCCCTGTACTTCTGGTCCAAGGACGCCACCAAGCGCGGCGTGAAGACCTGGCACATCGCCCTTCCGGCCCTCATCGGCGGTGTCAGCATCCCTCTGGCGCTGTTTGCCGGATCCCCCGCGGCAACCATCGCCGTCATCACGGTCACGGCCATGTCCATCTTCGCTGCCCTGCCGAACTTCTGGACCGTCCCCACGCAGTTCCTCACCGGCGCAGCCGCAGCAGCAGGCATCGCACTGATCAACACGGTGGGCAACCTGGCGGGCTTCAGCGCCGGCTACATCACCGGCTGGCTTAAGGATCTGACGGGCGGCTACACGGTCCCGATGTTCGTCGTCGGCGGCTTCATGTTGCTCTCCTCCATCCTCATGGTGACCCTCAGCAAGCAGGGCAAGGCATCTGCTGGCACGCCTGCCGAGGCGCTGGACCCACAAGGGGCCGGGCAGCACGCGGAGCCGTAA
- a CDS encoding NCS2 family permease → MLKQGSAVDRYFKITERGSTYSREIRGGFATFFAMSYIVVLNPLILSGADSSGASLGFTAVAATTAFVAGILTILMGAWAKHPFAVATGLGVNAFVAVTVASHPGLTWPDMMGLVVLSGVTMLILVLTGFRTAVFKAVPEALKTAIVVGIGLFIALIGLVNAGFVRRIPDAAGTTVPLGLGVDGKLMGWPTLVFAVGLILTIALVVRKVRGAILIGIVVSTALAAILEFTLHIGPSFDGKNVNPRGWSLVAPTLSEWGAPDLSLIGKANPFGAFEHLGFIAAALLAFVILLSIFFDAMGTMVGLANEAGTVDKDGNIPNVDRVLQVDALGAIVGGGASVSSNQIFVESGAGIGEGARTGLASIVTGVLFLVAMFFTPLINLVPFEAVAPALVVVGFMMVSQVGKIDWQDWGVGIPAFLTIALMPFTYSIANGLGAGFISYVLIRTFQGRAREVHPLMWAVAAAFLLFFGIGTVEELLGVK, encoded by the coding sequence ATGCTTAAACAAGGTTCTGCAGTCGACCGCTACTTCAAAATCACTGAACGTGGATCCACGTACTCCCGGGAAATTCGTGGCGGCTTCGCAACGTTCTTCGCCATGAGCTACATCGTGGTGCTGAACCCCCTGATCCTCTCCGGAGCGGACTCGAGCGGAGCGTCCCTGGGCTTCACGGCCGTCGCAGCCACTACTGCTTTCGTGGCGGGCATCCTGACCATCCTCATGGGCGCGTGGGCCAAGCACCCGTTCGCCGTTGCAACGGGGCTCGGCGTGAACGCGTTCGTGGCCGTCACCGTGGCCTCACACCCCGGACTGACCTGGCCGGACATGATGGGCCTCGTGGTGCTTTCCGGCGTCACCATGCTCATCCTGGTGCTCACCGGTTTCCGTACTGCGGTGTTCAAAGCCGTTCCAGAAGCCCTCAAGACGGCAATCGTGGTGGGCATTGGTCTCTTCATTGCACTGATCGGCCTGGTCAATGCCGGATTCGTGCGCCGCATCCCGGACGCCGCCGGCACCACGGTTCCCCTGGGGCTGGGCGTGGACGGCAAGCTCATGGGCTGGCCCACCCTGGTTTTTGCGGTGGGCCTGATCCTGACCATCGCCCTGGTGGTTCGCAAAGTCCGCGGCGCCATCCTGATCGGGATCGTGGTTTCCACCGCCCTGGCAGCCATCCTTGAATTCACGCTCCACATCGGCCCGAGCTTTGACGGCAAGAACGTCAACCCGCGCGGATGGTCGCTCGTGGCGCCCACGCTCTCCGAATGGGGCGCCCCGGACTTGTCCCTGATCGGCAAGGCGAACCCTTTCGGCGCGTTCGAGCACCTCGGTTTCATCGCTGCTGCTTTGCTGGCCTTCGTGATCCTCCTGAGCATCTTCTTCGATGCCATGGGCACCATGGTGGGCCTGGCAAACGAGGCCGGAACCGTGGACAAGGACGGCAACATCCCCAACGTGGACCGGGTCCTGCAGGTTGACGCCCTCGGCGCAATCGTCGGTGGCGGCGCGTCCGTATCGTCCAACCAGATCTTCGTTGAATCCGGAGCGGGCATCGGCGAAGGCGCACGCACCGGCCTCGCCTCGATCGTTACCGGAGTGCTGTTCCTGGTGGCCATGTTCTTCACGCCGCTGATCAACCTGGTTCCGTTCGAAGCCGTTGCCCCGGCACTGGTTGTCGTGGGCTTCATGATGGTTTCCCAGGTGGGCAAGATCGACTGGCAGGACTGGGGCGTCGGCATCCCGGCGTTCCTGACCATCGCCCTGATGCCGTTCACGTACTCCATCGCCAACGGCCTGGGCGCCGGCTTCATCTCCTACGTCCTGATCCGCACGTTCCAAGGCCGTGCCCGCGAAGTCCACCCGCTCATGTGGGCTGTGGCTGCCGCGTTCCTGCTGTTCTTCGGCATCGGAACCGTGGAAGAGCTGCTCGGGGTCAAATAG
- the hutG gene encoding formimidoylglutamase, which yields METTLAVDVSPTPWTGRFDGDGAGHRRWWQAVAPLTSPAPATASRPAVVLGFCSDAGVLRNKGRVGAAAAPAAIRSALGPLAFHLDRDVFDAGDVVVEDDSLEAGQERAGRAISGLLDAGNLTVVLGGGHETAFASYLGVAGSEAVRGKRLGVLNLDAHFDLRDEPTPSSGTPFLQMAHAEAAAGRELQYAVVGISEPNNTRTLFDTADRLGVKYMLDELCSPEAVEVFVAGFLAGVDALYLTIDLDVMPASVAPGVSAPAAYGVPLPVISAICRQVAASGKLVHLDVAELNPEFDIDSRTAKVAARLVNTLLA from the coding sequence ATGGAAACCACCCTCGCCGTAGATGTCAGCCCCACCCCGTGGACCGGCCGCTTTGACGGCGACGGTGCCGGGCACCGCCGGTGGTGGCAGGCTGTAGCACCCCTGACGTCGCCCGCGCCCGCAACGGCATCGCGTCCCGCCGTCGTACTTGGGTTCTGCAGCGACGCCGGAGTCCTCCGCAACAAGGGCCGCGTGGGTGCCGCGGCGGCACCGGCCGCCATCCGCTCGGCGCTGGGTCCGCTGGCTTTCCACCTTGACCGTGACGTATTCGACGCCGGCGATGTGGTTGTGGAGGACGACTCACTGGAAGCGGGCCAAGAGCGCGCCGGACGCGCCATTTCGGGACTGCTCGACGCCGGAAACCTCACTGTAGTGCTGGGCGGCGGCCACGAGACCGCGTTTGCCAGTTACCTGGGCGTAGCCGGCTCTGAAGCCGTTCGTGGGAAGCGACTGGGCGTGCTGAACCTGGACGCCCACTTTGACCTGCGCGATGAACCCACGCCGAGCTCGGGTACGCCGTTCCTTCAGATGGCCCACGCTGAAGCGGCCGCCGGGCGCGAACTCCAGTACGCCGTCGTGGGCATTTCGGAGCCGAACAATACGCGAACACTCTTCGACACCGCAGACCGGCTGGGCGTGAAGTACATGCTTGATGAGTTGTGCTCCCCGGAGGCCGTGGAGGTATTTGTTGCCGGCTTCCTGGCTGGCGTTGACGCGCTGTACCTGACGATCGACCTGGATGTCATGCCGGCATCCGTGGCGCCCGGAGTGAGCGCGCCTGCCGCATATGGCGTGCCGTTGCCGGTGATCAGCGCAATCTGCCGTCAGGTCGCTGCGAGCGGGAAGCTGGTGCACTTGGACGTCGCGGAACTGAATCCGGAGTTCGACATTGATTCCAGGACAGCAAAAGTAGCGGCACGTCTGGTAAACACGCTGCTCGCCTAG
- a CDS encoding NlpC/P60 family protein: MSSRILRGRRKADSVRPNPFISISKAVASNASGAGRQAAVIAAASGLVLTGSIAAHAAEAPVQRDSSPATVAETASEAPTQVVTAASTATINFERPAVASVAAPVIEKPAPVVEAPVAKKAAVTTAAATAPVAKAAAAAPAAAAPAAAAPAVGGVNAAMVASAYAQIGIMQDCTAMVERALGSAGIPVGDLGPMQFMNYGKVVSDPQPGDMIVQSGHVAIYIGNGQAISGGINGNQTGIHPISWLTATGPLTYVRAGA; this comes from the coding sequence ATGTCTTCACGCATTCTTCGCGGCCGTCGTAAGGCGGACAGCGTACGTCCTAATCCGTTCATCTCCATCTCCAAGGCAGTTGCCAGCAACGCCTCCGGCGCTGGCCGCCAGGCAGCTGTCATCGCAGCAGCCTCGGGCCTCGTCTTGACCGGCTCCATCGCCGCCCACGCAGCTGAAGCTCCGGTTCAGCGGGACTCCAGCCCCGCCACGGTCGCAGAGACCGCCTCCGAAGCTCCCACCCAGGTTGTTACCGCCGCCTCCACGGCGACCATCAACTTCGAGCGCCCTGCCGTTGCTTCCGTAGCGGCTCCGGTCATCGAGAAGCCGGCTCCCGTCGTTGAGGCTCCCGTAGCCAAGAAGGCAGCAGTCACCACTGCCGCTGCAACGGCTCCTGTCGCCAAGGCCGCAGCTGCCGCTCCGGCTGCTGCTGCTCCCGCTGCTGCTGCCCCGGCAGTCGGTGGCGTCAACGCAGCCATGGTTGCCTCGGCTTACGCCCAGATCGGCATCATGCAGGACTGCACCGCCATGGTGGAACGGGCTCTCGGCTCCGCAGGCATCCCTGTTGGTGACCTTGGCCCCATGCAGTTCATGAACTACGGCAAGGTCGTCAGCGACCCCCAGCCCGGTGACATGATCGTTCAGTCCGGCCACGTCGCCATCTACATCGGCAACGGCCAGGCCATCAGCGGTGGCATCAACGGCAACCAGACGGGCATCCACCCGATCAGCTGGTTGACCGCAACGGGTCCCCTGACCTACGTACGCGCTGGCGCATAA